A region of Necator americanus strain Aroian chromosome I, whole genome shotgun sequence DNA encodes the following proteins:
- a CDS encoding hypothetical protein (NECATOR_CHRI.G4083.T1) translates to MRLISVLATLILGVSAGDVLQYTDSNFDELIKSHEVALVKFYAPWCGHCKKMAPEFEKASTKLKNNDPPITLIEVDCTVEKTTCDKFGVKGFPTLKIFRHGLEAQSYEGPRDADGIIKYMRGQAGPSAKELKSLEEFKKFISGDENAVVGFFENESKLKDSFLKVADTERDRFQFGYCSNAAVLKETGYTDDIVVFTPKKLHNKFDPNEFKYDGNYDTDRIKSFLVHETVGLAGIRTQGNLFQFEQRPIVVVYYNVDYLKDPKGSNYWRNRVLKVAQDYKRKVHFAVSSKEEFSSEVDQNGLSERKDSDKPIVAAITNEGKFPMNNEFSVDNLKAFVEDLLSGKLEPYMKSEPIPENTGALKTAVAKNFKELVMDADQDALIEFYAPWCGHCKALAPKYEELATKLEKEDVLIVKMDATANDVPPLFQVQGFPTLYWLPKNKKDSPVPYSGGREVKDFINFIAKHSTDGLKGYSRDGKKKKKEEL, encoded by the exons GTGTGGCCACTGCAAGAAAATGGCACCGGAATTCGAGAAGGCATCCACGaagctgaagaacaacgatcCTCCTATCACTCTGATCGAG GTAGATTGCACCGTCGAGAAAACCACCTGCGACAAATTTGGAGTGAAGGGATTCCCCACTCTAAAGATTTTCCGCCACGGTTTAGAGGCTCAGTCTTACGAGGGACCTCGAGATGCCGATGGAATCATTAAGTACATGCGCGGACAAGCCGGTCCATCCGCCAAGGAACTCAAGTCTCTAGAAGAGTTCAAGAAATTCATTTCAGGAGATGAGAATGCTGTAGTTG GCTTCTTTGAGAATGAGAGCAAGTTGAAGGATTCATTCCTCAAGGTCGCCGATACCGAGCGCGACCGCTTCCAGTTTGGGTATTGCTCAAATGCTGCAGTACTCAAGGAAACTGGATACACTGA TGACATCGTTGTGTTCACTCCGAAGAAACTTCACAACAAATTCGATCCCAACGAGTTCAAATACGACGGGAACTACGATACTGACAGAATCAAGAGCTTCCTTGTTCATGAAACTGTTGGGCTGGCTGGTATTCGCACCCAAGGCAATTTGTTCCAGTTTGAGCAAAGGCCCATCGTTGTAGTCTACTATAATGTCGACTACTTGAAGGATCCCAAAG GTTCTAACTACTGGCGAAACCGTGTTTTGAAGGTTGCTCAGGACTACAAACGTAAGGTTCATTTTGCTGTTTCGAGCAAGGAAGAGTTCTCCTCTGAGGTTGACCAAAATGGGCTGTCTGAGCGAAAGGACTCAGATAAACCCATTGTTGCTGCTATCACCAACGAGGGCAAGTTCCCAATGAATAACGAGTTCAG CGTAGACAACCTCAAAGCGTTTGTTGAAGATCTTCTTTCTGGTAAGCTCGAGCCTTACATGAAATCTGAGCCGATTCCCGAAAACACCGGCGCTCTCAAG ACTGCTGTCGCCAAGAACTTCAAGGAACTGGTAATGGATGCAGATCAAGACGCTCTTATTGAGTTCTATGCACCATGGTGCGGACATTGCAAGGCTCTTGCACCTAAGTATGAAGAACTTGCGACTAAG CTAGAAAAGGAGGATGTTCTCATCGTGAAGATGGATGCAACTGCCAACGATGTGCCTCCTCTCTTCCAAGTTCAAGG ATTCCCAACTCTCTACTGGTTACCAAAGAATAAGAAGGATTCTCCAGTCCCTTACAGTGGTGGACGTGAAGTGAAGGACTTCATTAATTTCATCGCTAAACATTCTACTGATGGTCTCAAGGGTTACTCGCGCGAtggcaagaagaagaagaaggaagagttgTAA
- a CDS encoding hypothetical protein (NECATOR_CHRI.G4083.T2), with protein sequence MRLISVLATLILGVSAGDVLQYTDSNFDELIKSHEVALVKFYAPWCGHCKKMAPEFEKASTKLKNNDPPITLIEVDCTVEKTTCDKFGVKGFPTLKIFRHGLEAQSYEGPRDADGIIKYMRGQAGDENAVVGFFENESKLKDSFLKVADTERDRFQFGYCSNAAVLKETGYTDDIVVFTPKKLHNKFDPNEFKYDGNYDTDRIKSFLVHETVGLAGIRTQGNLFQFEQRPIVVVYYNVDYLKDPKGSNYWRNRVLKVAQDYKRKVHFAVSSKEEFSSEVDQNGLSERKDSDKPIVAAITNEGKFPMNNEFSVDNLKAFVEDLLSGKLEPYMKSEPIPENTGALKTAVAKNFKELVMDADQDALIEFYAPWCGHCKALAPKYEELATKLEKEDVLIVKMDATANDVPPLFQVQGFPTLYWLPKNKKDSPVPYSGGREVKDFINFIAKHSTDGLKGYSRDGKKKKKEEL encoded by the exons GTGTGGCCACTGCAAGAAAATGGCACCGGAATTCGAGAAGGCATCCACGaagctgaagaacaacgatcCTCCTATCACTCTGATCGAG GTAGATTGCACCGTCGAGAAAACCACCTGCGACAAATTTGGAGTGAAGGGATTCCCCACTCTAAAGATTTTCCGCCACGGTTTAGAGGCTCAGTCTTACGAGGGACCTCGAGATGCCGATGGAATCATTAAGTACATGCGCGGACAAGCCG GAGATGAGAATGCTGTAGTTG GCTTCTTTGAGAATGAGAGCAAGTTGAAGGATTCATTCCTCAAGGTCGCCGATACCGAGCGCGACCGCTTCCAGTTTGGGTATTGCTCAAATGCTGCAGTACTCAAGGAAACTGGATACACTGA TGACATCGTTGTGTTCACTCCGAAGAAACTTCACAACAAATTCGATCCCAACGAGTTCAAATACGACGGGAACTACGATACTGACAGAATCAAGAGCTTCCTTGTTCATGAAACTGTTGGGCTGGCTGGTATTCGCACCCAAGGCAATTTGTTCCAGTTTGAGCAAAGGCCCATCGTTGTAGTCTACTATAATGTCGACTACTTGAAGGATCCCAAAG GTTCTAACTACTGGCGAAACCGTGTTTTGAAGGTTGCTCAGGACTACAAACGTAAGGTTCATTTTGCTGTTTCGAGCAAGGAAGAGTTCTCCTCTGAGGTTGACCAAAATGGGCTGTCTGAGCGAAAGGACTCAGATAAACCCATTGTTGCTGCTATCACCAACGAGGGCAAGTTCCCAATGAATAACGAGTTCAG CGTAGACAACCTCAAAGCGTTTGTTGAAGATCTTCTTTCTGGTAAGCTCGAGCCTTACATGAAATCTGAGCCGATTCCCGAAAACACCGGCGCTCTCAAG ACTGCTGTCGCCAAGAACTTCAAGGAACTGGTAATGGATGCAGATCAAGACGCTCTTATTGAGTTCTATGCACCATGGTGCGGACATTGCAAGGCTCTTGCACCTAAGTATGAAGAACTTGCGACTAAG CTAGAAAAGGAGGATGTTCTCATCGTGAAGATGGATGCAACTGCCAACGATGTGCCTCCTCTCTTCCAAGTTCAAGG ATTCCCAACTCTCTACTGGTTACCAAAGAATAAGAAGGATTCTCCAGTCCCTTACAGTGGTGGACGTGAAGTGAAGGACTTCATTAATTTCATCGCTAAACATTCTACTGATGGTCTCAAGGGTTACTCGCGCGAtggcaagaagaagaagaaggaagagttgTAA